A region of Solanum dulcamara chromosome 7, daSolDulc1.2, whole genome shotgun sequence DNA encodes the following proteins:
- the LOC129895321 gene encoding pentatricopeptide repeat-containing protein At3g48250, chloroplastic, which yields MNHCKRILSSLRLRNSLFFTQLSRAPSSNHQVTQNFYLSPSLLTQIYTSSSVFGASQNVFFSSKPESFVDIILSNDWSKQLEKDLGKNDFPVTHEAVMYLLKKLDKEPRKAGDFLKWVVKQKGFEPSSSMYSLMLRIYANRDSMKDFWTTIKEMKENGFYIDEETYKSIHSIFRNLKMETDATALKHFYGRMIKENAMGDLAKDVSELITKQEWGSEVERQLGEMKLSVSDNFVLRVLKELREIGHPLKAFSFFKWVARNLDFQHNTVTYNGILRVLCREESIEEFWSVVKEMKSLGFEIDLDTYIKISRHFQKIKMLKDAVELYELMMDGQFKPSLGECNILLRSIAQSHPSDLDLLFRVVEKFEAAGHSRSKIIYDVIHRCLTNLGRFEEAVKITEAMRDAGFEPDNITYSQLIYGLCKVRRLEEASKVMDVMDECGCIPDIKTWTVLIQGHCFAGEVDKALFCYAKMMEKNVDTDADLLDVLLNGFLSQKRVSGAYQLLTELMNKFQMRPWQATYKLVIQKLLGERKLEEALDLLRRMKKHNYPPFPEPFIQYISKSGTVEDAVEFLKALSVKDYPSVSAYQHVFQSFFAEGRHSEAKDLLYKCPHHIRQHPAICGLFGSSNSNSGKVKRFPRESSTSA from the coding sequence ATGAATCACTGCAAGAGAATCCTGAGTTCGCTTCGATTGAGGAATTCGCTATTTTTTACTCAGCTTTCACGAGCTCCTTCTTCCAACCATCAGGTGACTCAGAACTTTTACCTTTCTCCTTCACTTCTCACGCAAATTTACACTTCTAGTAGTGTTTTCGGCGCCAGTCAAAATGTCTTCTTTTCATCAAAACCTGAATCTTTTGTTGACATCATACTATCTAACGACTGGTCGAAACAGTTAGAAAAGGATTtaggaaaaaatgattttccGGTGACCCATGAAGCTGTTATGTATCTGTTGAAGAAACTCGATAAAGAACCGCGAAAGGCTGGGGATTTCTTGAAATGGGTTGTTAAGCAGAAGGGGTTTGAACCTAGTTCATCTATGTACAGTCTGATGCTTAGAATTTATGCTAACAGGGATTCAATGAAGGACTTTTGGACTACTATTAAGGAAATGAAAGAGAACGGGTTTTATATTGATGAGGAAACGTATAAATCAATTCATTCTATTTTTCGGAACTTGAAAATGGAAACCGATGCCACTGCTTTGAAGCATTTCTATGGGAGGATGATTAAAGAAAATGCTATGGGTGATCTGGCGAAAGATGTGTCTGAATTGATTACAAAACAAGAATGGGGAAGTGAGGTAGAGAGACAATTAGGGGAGATGAAGCTCTCGGTGTCTGATAATTTTGTGCTTAGGGTGTTGAAGGAACTTAGAGAAATAGGACATCCGCTGAAAGCTTTCAGCTTTTTCAAATGGGTTGCTAGGAATTTAGATTTTCAGCACAACACCGTTACTTATAATGGGATTCTTAGGGTTCTTTGCCGAGAAGAATCGATTGAAGAGTTTTGGAGTGTAGTAAAAGAGATGAAGAGTCTGGGTTTTGAAATTgatcttgatacatatataaagaTCTCAAGGCATTTTCAGAAGATTAAGATGTTGAAAGATGCAGTAGAACTATATGAGCTGATGATGGATGGTCAGTTTAAACCATCACTTGGTGAGTGCAATATTCTTTTAAGATCCATTGCCCAGTCACATCCCTCAGATCTTGATTTGCTATTTAGAGTTGTGGAAAAATTTGAGGCCGCAGGGCATTCACGCTCAAAGATTATTTATGATGTCATTCATAGGTGTTTGACTAACTTGGGGCGGTTTGAGGAAGCAGTGAAGATAACAGaagctatgagagatgcaggaTTTGAACCTGACAATATTACCTACAGCCAATTAATATATGGACTTTGCAAAGTGAGGAGGCTGGAGGAGGCGTCAAAGGTGATGGATGTGATGGACGAATGTGGATGCATTCCAGATATCAAGACTTGGACCGTTCTGATACAAGGGCATTGTTTTGCTGGTGAAGTTGACAAGGCGCTGTTTTGTTATGCTAAGATGATGGAGAAAAATGTTGATACAGATGCTGATCTGTTGGATGTACTACTTAATGGTTTTCTAAGTCAAAAAAGAGTTTCTGGTGCATATCAGTTATTGACTGAGTTGATGAATAAGTTTCAAATGCGTCCATGGCAAGCAACGTACAAACTTGTCATTCAAAAGCTCTTAGGCGAAAGAAAACTCGAAGAAGCGCTAGATCTTCTCCGTCGGATGAAGAAACACAATTATCCACCTTTTCCAGAGCCCTTTATTCAATATATTTCAAAGTCAGGAACAGTGGAAGATGCAGTGGAGTTTTTGAAGGCATTGAGCGTCAAGGACTATCCATCTGTTTCAGCCTATCAACATGTTTTCCAGTCCTTCTTTGCAGAAGGTAGACATTCTGAGGCAAAAGATCTGCTCTACAAGTGCCCACATCATATTCGCCAACACCCAGCAATTTGTGGCCTCTTTGGTTCGTCAAATTCCAACAGTGGAAAAGTGAAAAGGTTCCCCCGGGAGAGCTCCACTTCTGCTTAG